In Aureibaculum algae, the following are encoded in one genomic region:
- a CDS encoding GxxExxY protein has translation MNHELKYKNITEKIIGASFEVHKFFGNGFQEVIYQRALAWEFEQADLSFKREIEQKIYYKNLAKPIGKRRADFVVEEKVLVELKAVIELQDAHLAQVLNYLKAYKLEVGLLINFGSKSLTFKRYVL, from the coding sequence ATGAATCATGAATTAAAATACAAAAACATAACCGAAAAGATAATTGGTGCTTCATTTGAAGTTCATAAATTCTTTGGCAATGGTTTTCAGGAGGTAATTTACCAAAGAGCATTGGCATGGGAATTTGAACAAGCAGATCTGTCATTTAAAAGAGAAATTGAACAAAAAATATATTATAAAAATTTAGCGAAACCTATTGGAAAAAGAAGAGCCGATTTTGTAGTGGAAGAAAAAGTACTGGTTGAATTAAAAGCAGTTATCGAATTACAAGATGCACATTTGGCACAGGTTTTAAACTACCTAAAGGCCTACAAACTCGAAGTTGGTTTATTAATCAATTTTGGATCGAAAAGTTTAACATTTAAAAGATATGTATTGTAG